A part of bacterium genomic DNA contains:
- a CDS encoding alpha/beta hydrolase family protein, with protein sequence MASKRMVSRRQFVHIGAAVMGGLPVAGHVSESFSNQNTSTDSGAGMLQKNELSVIGLYGPWAASLTEGKLPAFSLRSGKWTEIEVWRKAARQCLEGRLAIPDIGGLPKVTVRNKYSFDGLYVEELSWQLPYGRPTEAIVLKPMNAKGRLPGILAFHDHGGKKYFGTRKIIRTTEKLHPLIEEHQHEYYGDRAWANEIARRGYVVLVSDAFPFGSRRVMPGDVPEPVRQGLTDDNPENPDNITAYNQWSSDHESVMAKSLFCAGTTWPGVFFAEDRKALDILCARDDVDADRIGCGGLSGGGMRTVFMGGLDSRIKCAVCVGFMTTWKDFLLNKSFTHTWMTYVPILPHELDFPEILGLRVPSPTLVLNDSDDFLYTLPEMKRADSILREVYTRAGADDRYHCSYYPGEHKFDVPMQEEAFNWFDRWLKA encoded by the coding sequence ATGGCGAGTAAGCGAATGGTGTCCAGAAGACAGTTTGTCCACATCGGCGCTGCAGTAATGGGAGGTTTGCCTGTTGCCGGTCATGTGTCCGAAAGTTTTTCAAACCAGAACACCTCAACCGATTCGGGAGCCGGGATGCTTCAAAAAAATGAACTCAGCGTTATCGGGCTTTATGGCCCATGGGCAGCTTCGCTGACCGAAGGAAAACTTCCCGCCTTTTCATTGCGGAGCGGAAAGTGGACCGAAATCGAAGTATGGCGGAAAGCGGCGCGTCAGTGTCTCGAAGGGCGGCTTGCCATTCCCGATATCGGAGGATTACCCAAGGTCACAGTTCGCAACAAATACTCCTTTGACGGTCTATATGTGGAAGAACTTTCGTGGCAGCTGCCTTACGGCCGCCCGACGGAAGCCATCGTGCTCAAACCGATGAATGCCAAAGGACGATTACCGGGAATCCTGGCTTTTCATGACCACGGCGGGAAAAAATACTTCGGCACACGTAAAATCATACGGACAACAGAGAAGCTGCATCCCCTGATCGAGGAACATCAGCACGAATATTACGGCGATCGGGCATGGGCCAATGAAATTGCACGGCGCGGTTATGTTGTGCTGGTATCCGATGCCTTTCCCTTCGGGAGCCGTCGTGTGATGCCGGGGGATGTGCCTGAGCCGGTGCGTCAGGGACTGACCGACGATAATCCCGAAAATCCGGACAACATCACGGCATACAACCAATGGTCTTCCGATCACGAATCGGTAATGGCTAAATCGCTGTTTTGCGCGGGAACGACATGGCCGGGAGTATTCTTTGCCGAAGACAGGAAGGCGCTCGATATTCTATGCGCCCGTGACGATGTCGATGCGGACCGAATCGGGTGCGGGGGGCTTTCGGGAGGAGGGATGCGGACGGTATTCATGGGCGGCCTGGATTCAAGGATCAAGTGCGCCGTGTGTGTGGGATTCATGACGACATGGAAGGATTTTCTTCTCAACAAATCGTTCACCCATACATGGATGACCTATGTGCCGATACTGCCGCATGAGCTCGATTTCCCCGAGATTCTGGGGCTTCGCGTGCCATCCCCTACCCTGGTGCTCAATGACAGCGACGACTTCCTGTACACGCTTCCGGAGATGAAACGGGCGGATTCAATCCTCAGGGAGGTCTACACCAGAGCCGGTGCGGACGACCGGTACCACTGTTCGTATTATCCGGGAGAACACAAATTCGATGTCCCGATGCAGGAGGAAGCTTTCAACTGGTTTGACCGGTGGCTGAAGGCCTGA
- a CDS encoding helix-turn-helix transcriptional regulator, whose protein sequence is MKNIPSNIYVNYATGAVAAISIIATPSYGVKATTIINATTATSDFPTISVNYIIPQSLMGQELDNVLFSDPEFKQYFDDFNKELIQDIDSQYHKGTISAIKYYRMKAGLTQYELAKIIGDSQSHISRWENIKRPNISSKNLSAIAKALNVPMEELLNGYRDK, encoded by the coding sequence ATGAAAAATATCCCGTCAAATATTTATGTAAATTATGCAACTGGGGCCGTAGCAGCAATTTCTATCATCGCAACTCCATCATATGGGGTAAAAGCAACGACAATTATCAATGCTACAACAGCAACATCCGATTTTCCAACAATATCGGTTAACTATATTATTCCACAATCACTGATGGGACAGGAACTTGATAATGTTTTATTCTCTGATCCTGAATTCAAGCAGTATTTCGATGATTTTAATAAAGAACTTATTCAAGACATTGATAGTCAATACCATAAAGGTACAATAAGCGCCATAAAATATTATAGGATGAAAGCAGGATTGACACAATATGAGCTCGCAAAAATAATCGGTGATTCTCAATCCCATATTAGTAGATGGGAAAACATAAAGAGACCTAATATATCTTCAAAAAATCTTTCCGCGATTGCAAAAGCACTGAATGTTCCGATGGAGGAACTCCTTAATGGCTATCGAGATAAATAA